Genomic DNA from Shewanella woodyi ATCC 51908:
AAGACCGGTTAGATCCATCGACAACTGCTGGAAGTTAAGAATCGCTTCGAGACGACCTTGAGCTATTTCAGGCTGGTATGGCGTGTACGCTGTGTACCAACCTGGATTTTCAAGTACGTTACGCTGAATAACAGACGGAACCTCAGTACCGTAGTATCCCATGCCGATGTAGCTCTTAAACACCTTGTTCTTATCCGCAATTTGGCGGATATAGGCTAGGCCTTCAGCTTCGCTAACATTATCGCCAACGGCAAGATCGCGATTAAGGCGGATCGACTCAGGAACGATCTGTGTAGTGAGGTCTTCAAGAGACTCTGCACCAACATAGTTCAACATCTCTTGGCGTTGCTCACTGTCAGGACCTATATGGCGGCCCAAAAAGCGATCATGCTGCTCAAGTGTAGTAAGCGTTTCAGTGGTCATGATAAACCTAATTCCATATTTGCCAGTATCCGCCTGTAGGGGGCTAAGGTACCGGTCTCGTTGTATGATTGAAAAACTAGAGTGTAAGTGTAATAGCTAAATAACTTCTATCGATATCAAAGTCACTTAGCTATAACGAACAAAGCCTCATTTTGGAAAAAATGAGGCTTTGTTTTTAATCGGCGATTACTCTTCGTCGATAACTGCTTGATAACCTTCGGCATCAAGCAGGTTGTCAATTTCAGCGACATCAGATGGCATCACGCGGAAGAACCAACCATCACCAAATGCATCACTGTTTACAAGCTCAGGAGAATCTTCAAGCGCTTCGTTTACCGCCAATACTTCACCTGAAAGTGGTGCATAGATATCAGAAGCCGCTTTAACAGATTCAGCAACGGCACAATCTTCACCTGCACTTAAGGTATCGCCAACTTCAGGAAGTTCAACAAATACCATGTCACCCAATAGCTCTTGAGCGTGCTCACTGATACCTACGGTATAGCTACCGTCTTCCTCTTTACGGATCCACTCGTGTGAAGAAGCGTATTTCAATTCAGCTGGGATATTGCTCATTGTTCTTAGTCCTTATTCGGTTGTTCTAATTCTGTATTTAATAAGACATTACACTGACTTGCCTATATGGCTTATATCAGTTTTTGCGCTTAAGCGCAGGAATTTCGTTCTAATTTTAGGAGCCAGCGCGCAGTTGATATGTATCAATGAGCACTGGCGACAACAAAGGAGAATGAAATAACCACTGTTAGTTCACATCTTCAATTGGGTAAGCATACTGCCTACCTAATCTCCTGAGATTAATACGCAGGAATTTCGTTCTAATTTTAGGAGCCAGCGCGCAGTTGATATGTATCAATGAGCACTGGCGACAACAAAGGAGAATGAAATAACCAGTATTAACCAAGAAAAATTAGAATGCTTGTTTACCGTTGCGCACAAACGATGGTGCAATCACTTTAACAGGAACACGCTTCTTACGCATTTCGACTTCAGCCGTATCTGCGATACTTCTAGGTACGCGCGCCATGGCGATAGAGTAACCTAGAGTTGGCGAGAAGGTACCACTGGTAATTGTGCCCTGTTGCTCGACACCATCACTGTCGCTGAAGAAGACGCTCATACCTGGACGAATTACGCCTTTGGCCTCCATGATTAAACCAACCATCTTCTCGGTGCCTGCGGCCTTGATGGCTGCTAGTGCTTCACGACCGTTGAAGTTACGATCTGCTGGTTCCCATGCGATAGTCCAACCCATGTTAGCTGCAAGTGGGTTAACGCTTTCGTCCATGTCGAGGCCGTAAAGGTTCATGCCCGCTTCTAAACGCAGTGTATCACGTGCGCCGAGTCCACATGGCTTAACGCCAGCTTCTAGCAATGCCAGCCATAGTGCTTCGGCTTCTGAATCTGGCACGATGATCTCGTAACCGGTTTCACCTGTGTAACCTGTGGTAGCAATAAAGAGTGAGTCAGCTTGTACACCGAAAAATGGCTTCATCCCTTCAACGGCAGCATTTTGTGCAGTGTTAAATACGCTAGCGGCTTTAGCTTTAGCATTAGGTCCTTGAACGGCGATCATCGCAAGCTCTGGACGCTCTGTGATAACAACATCGAAGCCTTTGACCTCTTGTGCAATCCAGGCTAAATCTTTTTCGCGAGTCGCAGAGTTAACCACGATGCGGTAGTGAGTGTCGTTGAGGTAGTAGGTGATTAGGTCGTCGATAACGCCGGCATTATGATCTAACATGCCGCCATAAAGCGCCTTACCCGGCACCTTAAGTTTAGCCACATCGTTCGCTAATAATTTACGTAGGAAAGCACAGGCATCGGTGCCATTGACGTCAACGACCGTCATGTGTGACACATCGAACATACCAGCGTCTTGACGAACCGCGTGATGCTCTTCGATTTGTGAACCATAGTTCAGTGGCATATCCCAACCGTGGAAATCTACCATCTTAGCGTCTGATTCAAGGTGCTTGTTAAAGAGTACTGTTTTATTAGCCATTATAATCTCTTCTTTATTTGCCCTTTTCGGGTCTTACCTGGCGTAGGGTAACTCAGGCCAGTGTGTTTTTACGCACTCGATATGTTAATCAAATGCGACAGATAAAGATGTATCGGCACCTTAACTCCCCTAGGGGGTGTTAAAATGCGGCGAAATTATACCTTGCAACAGCATTTTGTATACAAGAGAATTTTCTAATCCGAACCTTTTTGTCATTACTTTTTCTCATGTCAAAAAGTAAGAAATTTTATGTTCAAAAAATATTTACTAGCAAATGTAAAACAACCTACTGAAAAATCAGGCTTATTATCCATAAGCCTAGATTCTGTTTATTGAGCTTTACACAGGTCCGGAAGGCCTGTTTTGTTGCCCATGGCCTGTTGCATAAACAGTGTTTTCGCAGGAGAAAAATTATCGACCAAATTTAAGCCAAAATCACGTAACGCTTTCTTAACTGGATGGCTACCTTCGAACAGACGCTTAAAGCCCTCCATTCCGGCGATCATCTCCAGCGCATCCGCCTTACGCCAACGCTCAAGCGCCCGCAGGTTGCTATAGTCTCCTAGATCTTTACCCTCAAGTTTAAGCTCGCTTAAGGTTTGTATTATTGCCGCCGCATCAAGGAAACCCAGATTCACTCCCTGCCCCGCCAAGGGGTGGATAGTGTGAGCAGCATCGCCCGCTAACAGCAAACGATGTCGAGCAAAGTGACGCGCATAACGCATACGTAATGGGAAAGCTTGTGGATCACATTCAAGCTGACACATGCCCATACGACCATCGAATTCAGCGGTTAGGGTACGCTCAAAGGCCTGTTTATCTCCCTCTAGCAACTGCTGAGCTTTAGCCGGCGGCACTGACCAGACAATAGAGCATAGGTTATTTTCATAAAGTGGCAGAAAAGCTAATGGGCCATCCTTAAGAAAAACCTGACGAGCTGTGTCTTGATGGGGGATCTCGGTGCGTACTGTAGCCACGATAGCATGGTGGCCGTAATCCCAGAATGTCATGGGGATCTTGCACTGCTCGCGCACCCAAGAGTTTGCACCATCGGCGCCGATAACCAATGCAGCGCTGACATTGTCACCATTGTCCAATGTGAGCCAGGCTTCACGCTCACCAAAGGCTATTTTTTCTAACTTATGGTTTTCGATATGGGTGATCTCATCGAACTCTGCAGCACGCTTAACCAGCGCATGGGCGATATTATCATTTTCGATAATGCTCCCAAGATACTGTTCACTGAGACTATGGGCATCGAATGATATCTTGCCCAAACTGTCCTTATCCCACACCGCCATCTTCTGATAGGGGCTCAAGCGCCCTTCATCGAGATAGGGCCAAGCACCGATATTTTGCAGTAGTCGCTGACTCGCCTTGTTGATTGCACTCACCCTAAGTTTAGGTGAGCCTGTGACGGTCTGAGTTTCTCCCGCATCGATAACCACGACACGCAGACTCTCCATGGCCAAGCCTATTGCAGTCGCTAGGCCAACCATGCCTCCACCAACAATAGCAACGTCATAGGTTTTAGTGCTCAACATTCGGTTTTCCTTTCAATTGTACTTACTCGCTAACGCTAAGCTTTCTGGCCGCAGGTTGGCTGTATTTTTGCGGTCTTTTCTGCAAAAATTGGAGCCAACAACTGCGGTCCGAAACAGCGACATGTTATGTTTTAATTTAACTTCCAAACATCCGAAGTTAATTCGGGATTTATTTTTGTAGCCTTCTCGTTAATTCCTAAAGACTCTAACTCTTTTGTGATTAGCTGGTAATCATATCCATTTATATTGTTGCTAACTAAATATTCAACAAAATGACCAGCATCTATACCAACACAACCACTCACGTATAGGGGAATTTCAACTCTAATAGTTGCATTTATCAAACAGCTCAAATGCTCCCCATGAGGAGTAATATTCCAGCCTGATTTCAAGTGCTGGTCAAATTCCCACAGTTCATCTTCATCAACACTTTCTAAGCTTTCTGCACCTAACTCAGACAGGATTTCTTTTAATATCCCTTTCTGTAGAGCTTCGTATTCTTTAAATTTCTGATACATAGTCATTTTGAAACATAACAGAGTTGTCGTTAACGCTAAATTAGGTCAAAGCCAGTGTGAACGATTTGGTGCTTAAGTGCTTTGATTTAGCCCCGATATTTTAACCAAACTGTTTCCAGCCCATCGCGGTTCTGGCGACAGGGGTTTTAAGCGGTGGAAACCAGGAGAGTAACCTCAAACCTAAACTACGGCCTGCCACTAATGGCCAATGCTCATTTGAGAACCCTCGCACCAAGAACTCAATATTGGTGATGGTGCTGTTTCTGTCCTGCTCACGACTCTGCAGATAAGCGTGGGCAATCTGAGCACTGCCCAGATCCACAGGTTTATCTTGAGTCTCATCTTGTAGCGCCTGCTTTATCACCTCAAGTAGGCTCACCAGATCCCGCAGCCCTAAGTTAAACCCTTGTCCCGCTATCGGGTGCAGGGTTTGTGCTGCATTGCCGATAAAAACAGTTCTGTGATAGATGGGTCTTGGCATATAGGAGAGCATCAAGGGGTATGAGTAACGCTCCCCCACAGAGGTAAACAATCCAGCTCTTGAGCCGAAAGCTGTTTGTAACGCTCTCAAAAAATCAGGTTTAGGGATAGAAAGCAGAAGTTTAGCTTGGTCAGGGTCTAGTGCCCACACCAGTGAAACTCGGCCACAGCCCTGATTTGATGACATGGGCAGCACAGCTAAAGGGCCTGTGTTGGTAAAGCGCTCATAAGCCCAATTGTCATGGGCTTTGTCGGTTTCGACATTGGCAATTAAGGCCGTCTGTCCAAAGTCCACCTGCTCTAGGGGCTGTTTAAAAGCCTCTCTCACTTTAGAGTTGACGCCATCGGCGGCCACTAACAGTGACGTGCTAATACGAGTGCCATCATCAAGAGTCAGCAGTTGCGCGTCTACTTTCGCCTCTACCGATGCCAGCTTATTTGGGCAATAGAGGGAGATATCCGCATCATCAAGTAGCTTAAACAGCACCTGGCCTACCTGCTCAAGTTCAACAACTTGGCCAAGATAGTTAAGATGAAACGAATCAGCGTTGAGCTCCGTCATCCCCATATGACCACGATCTGAGATATGAATATTCTCAATCGGCGTCCCTAAATGGGCCAACTTAGGCCATAAACCTAACTTAGTTAACTCGAAGATAGAGCCGTGGGCGATGGCAATAGAGCGGGCATCAAACCCAGGGTGTTCTGAATTGGGGCGATGAGCTTCGATAAGCGCGATTTTCAAAGGACGTTTAAGAGAATCAGCAAGTCCTTTTAGACCTAGAGCCAATGTGGCCCCAGCCATAGCACCACCAACGATGGCAACATCGACATTTATCAGATCGGTATCTTGTTCTGTATGAGCAGTCATTAACCTTCTCTATTTCGCCACAAGTCAACTTGCTTGTGGCAATGCTAGATGATTATCTGGGGCTTTCGGCATTCACCAGTTTAAGGAGAGCCAGTATTTAGTGGATAACACCTGCTTGTGACTCCGATGGCTCTGGGCCAAACTCAGAGTAGCAAAGCAGCGCAGCCATTTTGGCAAACTCGGTGAGCTCCATATAGGCCGCTTCAGACTCATCATCGTCGGCAACATCGAACTCGACCAGTGCAATTTCGGCTAAATCTTTAATCACTTCACGCACATCCGCCGATGCATTGTGCAGTTTAGGCTGAACTATGGCTAGGCCAGTCAAGAAGCTCTGCACCCAAAGCGATAGTGCTTCAACGCGAACCGAGACAGGCTCCTCCTCCTCTGGCAACATAGGTGAGAATCCAAAGTCTACATCAGAGATCCTAGCTAAGGTGTCTTGATAGAGTTCATCGATAAGATGCTGCAAAGACTCAGGCAAGGCTTGTCCATCATTCATCAACTCAAGCAGTGAGGCACTCCACTCTCTTCTGGACTGCTCTATGCCACCACAAATAAGGCCAACGAGGGCACCATGTACCTCAACGGGATGTTGGGCAATATCGGCCGCATTAAGTGCAGCTTTTAGGTTGTCGATACGTAAAGATGGGGGGGTCGCCATAACAATATTCCAATGACACAAATTACTATGCTCATGCTAGCAGAAGTGACAGATACAGCCAAGAAAACCCAGCATATGGCAGGGCTAACATCCACAAATCTCAAAGAAAGCTTAAAAAAGAGTCGGCAATTGGGAAAAGCGAGCCTGGAATGGCATAACACACGAGTAAAATCGGTGCTCAAAAAATCCAACGAAATGCCTACTAACTATTCAAGTGTGTCTATCTAAACAACATTTAATCTAAAGTTACCCATCTAAAGCCCGACTCATGTTGCACTTTGATAGGCAGACCTTTATAGTCCGCTCAAGAGCCAAACTTAAGGACCCACAGCTTCATGAGTAGCCACGCTATTGAAATTAGCTTACTAGGCCGCACATACTCCATCGCTTGCCCTCCGGGACAAGAGACAGCATTGCAGCACGTGGCACAAAAACTTGAGAAGCAGTTAACCTCGCTAAAAGCGAGAACTAACAACTTAAGTCGTGAAGAGATTGCCATTATGGCGGCGCTGAACATAGGCTATGAGCTGCTAGAAGAGCAGCAAAAAAATCAAGATTACAATAGACAGATGGATGAGAAGATCGGTCTGCTACAATCAACTTTAGAGGACGCCTTAGTTGAGCGTTCAACCAAAGAAGATTAACAGTTTACGTATTTTATTCGGTCAATAAGAGAAGATTAACGCTATAGTAAAGACTATAGATATTCGAATTAAATACACCAGCTTTGCTCTCTGGGCTACGCGTGAGCCGGCAATGTCCCTGTGCCGATACTTACAAACCCAGGGTGAATGTTTTATTGACACTGTGCAAGCTCGGCTCGTATCGAGAAGCCTTAGGATTTATTCATTTACCCGCCTTGAACCTACGGTTCAAGGGCTACGCCGGTAACGGTAGTTTGGAGAGCAATTTATTTTATGGAGAAACCATTGTTAGCAATAACAGTGGTTTTTTTATGTCTGAACAAAAGCACGGTTCAAGGGACTCTCGACCAAAGCTTGGCGGTAACGGTAGTTTGGAGAAGCAATTTAAATAAAGAAAGCTGCGAGCTGCGAGCCGCGGGTTTCGAGTAAAAGAGAGAAACCATTGTTAGCAATAGCAGTGGTTTTTTATGTCTGAACAAAAGCACGGTTCAAGGGACTCTCGACCAAAGCTTGGCAATAACGGTAGTTTGGAGAGCAATTTAAATAAAGAAAGAAGGTTCTAGGACCTAGGTTCGAGCTTCGAACAGCAAATTAGCCATCACATAACCCTGATGGCTTTTTTGTATCTGAACGAAAGCAGGGTTCAAACAGCTAATGATTAAAGAGGTAAGTACACTTAGATTCTTCAGGCTGATCAGTAAAATCGTATCAGGATACATTTGGATACAGAGTGAAAAGAATAGCTCGAATATAGTAGCTCTACAGTCACTCGATACAGTTTTTAAGGATCACACCATGAAAAAATTATGCTTCGCTATCTCTGCAGTCCTACTGTCTAGCCATGCCTTCGCTGCAGATAACACTTATATCCGTAACGGTAATATATACAGCCACCAAGGAAAATTCTTTGCAGGTGCTGGCGTAGCAACTGGCAGTGAGCTCTATAAAGGCCAAGATAATACAACAGGCGTTTATTTTAACGGTGGTTACCACGGCGAAGATTTTAACGCCGATCTAGCAGGCATCAACTACCGCTTTTTAGGTGACAACAACAGCAAGATAAACTTCAGTGTTTTTGCCGTAGGTAACCCAGGTTTTGACGCAAAAGATGCCGATGTGCTAGCTGGTATGAAAGATCGTAAAGTCAGTGGTGATTTAGGTTTGAACG
This window encodes:
- the gcvH gene encoding glycine cleavage system protein GcvH, with product MSNIPAELKYASSHEWIRKEEDGSYTVGISEHAQELLGDMVFVELPEVGDTLSAGEDCAVAESVKAASDIYAPLSGEVLAVNEALEDSPELVNSDAFGDGWFFRVMPSDVAEIDNLLDAEGYQAVIDEE
- the gcvT gene encoding glycine cleavage system aminomethyltransferase GcvT; this translates as MANKTVLFNKHLESDAKMVDFHGWDMPLNYGSQIEEHHAVRQDAGMFDVSHMTVVDVNGTDACAFLRKLLANDVAKLKVPGKALYGGMLDHNAGVIDDLITYYLNDTHYRIVVNSATREKDLAWIAQEVKGFDVVITERPELAMIAVQGPNAKAKAASVFNTAQNAAVEGMKPFFGVQADSLFIATTGYTGETGYEIIVPDSEAEALWLALLEAGVKPCGLGARDTLRLEAGMNLYGLDMDESVNPLAANMGWTIAWEPADRNFNGREALAAIKAAGTEKMVGLIMEAKGVIRPGMSVFFSDSDGVEQQGTITSGTFSPTLGYSIAMARVPRSIADTAEVEMRKKRVPVKVIAPSFVRNGKQAF
- a CDS encoding FAD-dependent 2-octaprenylphenol hydroxylase, producing MLSTKTYDVAIVGGGMVGLATAIGLAMESLRVVVIDAGETQTVTGSPKLRVSAINKASQRLLQNIGAWPYLDEGRLSPYQKMAVWDKDSLGKISFDAHSLSEQYLGSIIENDNIAHALVKRAAEFDEITHIENHKLEKIAFGEREAWLTLDNGDNVSAALVIGADGANSWVREQCKIPMTFWDYGHHAIVATVRTEIPHQDTARQVFLKDGPLAFLPLYENNLCSIVWSVPPAKAQQLLEGDKQAFERTLTAEFDGRMGMCQLECDPQAFPLRMRYARHFARHRLLLAGDAAHTIHPLAGQGVNLGFLDAAAIIQTLSELKLEGKDLGDYSNLRALERWRKADALEMIAGMEGFKRLFEGSHPVKKALRDFGLNLVDNFSPAKTLFMQQAMGNKTGLPDLCKAQ
- the ubiH gene encoding 2-octaprenyl-6-methoxyphenyl hydroxylase, which encodes MTAHTEQDTDLINVDVAIVGGAMAGATLALGLKGLADSLKRPLKIALIEAHRPNSEHPGFDARSIAIAHGSIFELTKLGLWPKLAHLGTPIENIHISDRGHMGMTELNADSFHLNYLGQVVELEQVGQVLFKLLDDADISLYCPNKLASVEAKVDAQLLTLDDGTRISTSLLVAADGVNSKVREAFKQPLEQVDFGQTALIANVETDKAHDNWAYERFTNTGPLAVLPMSSNQGCGRVSLVWALDPDQAKLLLSIPKPDFLRALQTAFGSRAGLFTSVGERYSYPLMLSYMPRPIYHRTVFIGNAAQTLHPIAGQGFNLGLRDLVSLLEVIKQALQDETQDKPVDLGSAQIAHAYLQSREQDRNSTITNIEFLVRGFSNEHWPLVAGRSLGLRLLSWFPPLKTPVARTAMGWKQFG
- a CDS encoding UPF0149 family protein, which translates into the protein MATPPSLRIDNLKAALNAADIAQHPVEVHGALVGLICGGIEQSRREWSASLLELMNDGQALPESLQHLIDELYQDTLARISDVDFGFSPMLPEEEEPVSVRVEALSLWVQSFLTGLAIVQPKLHNASADVREVIKDLAEIALVEFDVADDDESEAAYMELTEFAKMAALLCYSEFGPEPSESQAGVIH
- a CDS encoding cell division protein ZapA; amino-acid sequence: MSSHAIEISLLGRTYSIACPPGQETALQHVAQKLEKQLTSLKARTNNLSREEIAIMAALNIGYELLEEQQKNQDYNRQMDEKIGLLQSTLEDALVERSTKED